One genomic window of Gossypium hirsutum isolate 1008001.06 chromosome D11, Gossypium_hirsutum_v2.1, whole genome shotgun sequence includes the following:
- the LOC107927266 gene encoding probable receptor-like protein kinase At2g42960 — translation MANDLNAEMSKKTAIFGLKVWVVIGIVVALFIIIILSLLSFCLTSRKKKSRARNKLPLTQIPSISKEIKEVRVEQVSANDFVPRDGILLTIHDKSSDKDSDRVMVHLGMGKSRNGDNSSQSGSFHHLERDGAGSQSGEEGSSGTVTVYRPSSLYPVTAPSPLVGLPEFSHLGWGHWFTLRDLELATNRFSKENVLGEGGYGVVYRGHLINGTPVAVKKILNNLGQAEKEFRVEVEAIGHVRHKNLVRLLGYCIEGTHRMLVYEYVNNGNLEQWLHGAMRQHGYLTWEARIKVLLGTAKALAYLHEAIEPKVVHRDIKSSNILIDDEFNAKVSDFGLAKLLGAGKSHVTTRVMGTFGYVAPEYANTGLLNEKSDVYSFGVVLLEAITGRDPVDYGRPAHEVNLVDWLKMMVGSRRSEEVVDPNIEVRPSTRTLKRAPSNCFEMC, via the exons ATGGCAAATGATCTCAATGCTGAAATGTCCAAGAAGACAGCCATTTTTGGACTTAAAGTGTGGGTAGTTATTGGGATTGTTGTTGCTTTATTTATCATAATCATCCTTTCTTTGTTGTCATTTTGTTTAACTTCAAGGAAGAAGAAATCAAGAGCTAGAAATAAGCTTCCCCTTACTCAAATCCCATCTATATCTAAAGAAATCAAGGAAGTTCGAGTCGAACAAGTATCAGCCAACGATTTCGTTCCTCGGGATGGTATTCTTCTCACCATTCATGATAAATCCAGTGACAAAGATTCAGATAGGGTTATGGTTCATCTTGGTATGGGAAAATCAAGGAATGGAGATAATAGTAGTCAGTCAGGGTCATTTCACCATTTAGAAAGAGATGGTGCAGGGTCTCAATCAGGAGAAGAAGGGAGTTCCGGTACCGTGACTGTTTATAGACCGTCTTCTTTGTATCCCGTCACTGCTCCATCTCCTTTAGTTGGCTTGCCTGAATTCTCTCATTTGGGTTGGGGTCACTGGTTTACATTGAGGGATCTTGAACTTGCTACGAACCGGTTTTCAAAGGAAAATGTTCTTGGAGAGGGTGGATATGGCGTTGTTTATCGGGGTCATTTGATCAACGGAACGCCAGTGGCTGTTAAGAAAATACTCAACAACTt AGGCCAAGCGGAGAAAGAATTTCGAGTCGAAGTGGAAGCCATTGGGCATGTTCGTCACAAGAATTTGGTCCGCCTTTTAGGTTACTGTATTGAAGGAACACACAG GATGTTGGTTTACGAGTATGTCAACAATGGAAACTTAGAACAATGGCTTCACGGAGCTATGCGTCAACATGGATATCTTACCTGGGAAGCTCGCATAAAGGTTCTACTTGGAACAGCTAAGGC TCTTGCCTACTTGCATGAGGCCATTGAACCAAAGGTTGTGCACCGAGACATAAAGTCCAGCAATATTCTGATCGACGATGAGTTTAATGCCAAGGTTTCCGATTTTGGTCTGGCGAAGTTGCTAGGTGCTGGGAAAAGTCATGTTACAACCCGAGTTATGGGAACATTTGG ATACGTGGCTCCTGAATATGCAAATACTGGCCTTTTGAACGAAAAGAGTGATGTCTATAGCTTTGGGGTTGTACTATTGGAAGCCATAACTGGTAGAGATCCCGTGGATTATGGTCGTCCTGCCCATGAG GTTAATCTGGTAGATTGGCTGAAAATGATGGTTGGAAGCAGGAGATCAGAGGAAGTGGTAGATCCAAATATCGAGGTTAGACCGTCGACACGAACTCTAAAACGTGCCCCTTCTAACTGCTTTGAGATGTGTTGA